In Vespa crabro chromosome 7, iyVesCrab1.2, whole genome shotgun sequence, a single window of DNA contains:
- the LOC124425816 gene encoding uncharacterized protein LOC124425816, whose translation MFRFLIISTLINLGLAGLIVKRNSNFQSTQEPQEQLQSSTVAQNQIDNQLQKYSYFQGNQLSPVLYQYPSYPEYIKNGDPIQSRLEERYEVPITVSPQEKHELSSGFATSLIPLATSIMVYGTQFGTYLVYFLLALTVGGAITILICTFTNICSNNILDLSLYNSQMKEQVADLARAYITPESLNAATVYILNAYNKYNTMQQEKRGRSK comes from the exons atgtttcgttttttaataatatctacattGATTAATTTGGGATTGGCGGGTTTGATCGTAAAACGTAACAGCAATTTTCAGTCAACTCAGGAACCACAAGAGCAATTGCAATCATCAACGGTCGCTCAGAATCAAATCGATAATCAATTGCAAAAGTATTCGTATTTCCAAGGAAATCAATTATCACCGGTGCTATATCAATATCCAAGCTATcctgaatatataaaaaatggagATCCTATTCAATCAAGATTAGAGGAAAGATACGAAGTTCCGATAACAGTATCGCCTCAAGAAAAGCATGAGTTGTCTTCTGGATTCGCAACAAGCTTGATTCCTTTGGCTACAAGCATTATGGTATATGGAACTCAATTTGGGACCTACCTAGTATATTTCTTACTTGCTCTCACCGTGGGTGgtgctattactattttaatatGCACTTTCACAAACATCTGttccaataatattttagatcTTTCACTGTATAATTCTCAG ATGAAAGAACAAGTCGCTGATCTAGCACGAGCCTACATTACACCTGAAAGCTTAAATGCAGCTACTGTGTATATTTTGAACgcttacaataaatataacactATGCAACAAGAGAAACGCGGTAGATCAAAGTAA